A window from Solanum stenotomum isolate F172 chromosome 5, ASM1918654v1, whole genome shotgun sequence encodes these proteins:
- the LOC125864631 gene encoding protein PLASTID MOVEMENT IMPAIRED 1, which yields MADYVTNRRNSNTQLLQELEALSETLYQPPSHTTTTRRTASLVLPRDSIPSIESLTGGAKNDNDTDSIVVNPKPRARRMSLSPWRSRPKQDIQSEDNIQQQSNTSTNTSTSNTKLVKKLDSKGSDSNSEKKGLWNWKPIRALAHIGKQKLSCLFSVEVVTVQGLPASMNGLRLSVCVRKKETKDGAVQTMPSRVSQGAADFEETLFIRCHVYYTPGTGTSNGRARYKFEPRPFSIFVFAVDAEELDFGKNMVDLSEMIEDSVQKSFEGNRIRQWDTSYTLSGKAKGGEVVLKLGFQIMEKDGGVGIYSQAEGGTKNTKSYSSSFARKQSKTSFSVQSPRMSSLSSANWTPSQTGTTANIQGIDELNLDDEPVKEEPESKAEDLDLPDFDIVDKGIEIQDKGVEMEDKDEATKEVGEDEEDGDERSEGNSDKRSVSSSHEVVKEVVHDQMHLTRLSALDSIAQQIKALESMFKDENQVKMEEDDSESQRLDANEETVTREFLQMLEDPGVSQLKTDNQETPALKLQGGGGNEDNEKRESGIFIPDLAKGLGCVVQTRNGGFLAAMNPLNTAVLRKDTPKLAMQISKPFVLPSIPSSMNGFELFQRMAAVGLEEFTSKILSMMPMEELVGKTAEQIAFEGIASAIIQGRNKEGGASSSAAETVAVVKSMATAMNTSRNERISTGIWNISDKPLTVDEILAFTLQKMEAMTVEALKIQADIPEEEAPFDVSAIKKDDDGHPLDSAVPLEDWTKDDKSDSIMISVVVQLRDPLRQFEAVGGPMIALVQAVPIDEETNNFDDEEKKFKIACLAIGGLKVRSGGRKNTWDTEKQKLTAMQWLVAYGLGKMGKKAKKSSPLKGQDLLWSISSRVMADMWLKSIRNPDIKFIM from the coding sequence ATGGCGGATTATGTAACTAATAGAAGGAATTCCAATACACAATTATTGCAAGAACTTGAAGCACTTAGCGAAACACTCTATCAACCACCATCACACACTACAACAACTCGAAGAACCGCCTCCCTTGTCTTGCCTCGAGATTCGATCCCTTCAATCGAGTCCCTAACAGGTGGTGCTAAAAATGACAACGATACTGATAGTATCGTTGTCAATCCTAAGCCGAGAGCCAGGCGGATGTCATTATCCCCATGGCGTTCTCGGCCTAAACAGGACATCCAGAGCGAGgacaatatacaacaacaaaGCAATACCAGCACCAACACCAGCACCAGTAACACGAAGTTAGTTAAGAAATTGGATAGCAAAGGATCTGATTCGAACTCCGAGAAGAAAGGCTTGTGGAACTGGAAACCAATTCGAGCTCTTGCTCACATTGGTAAGCAAAAGTTGAGTTGTTTATTCTCAGTTGAAGTCGTGACCGTTCAAGGACTACCAGCGTCCATGAACGGTCTACGACTATCTGTTTgtgtaagaaaaaaagaaactaaagaTGGAGCAGTACAAACTATGCCATCTAGAGTTTCACAAGGAGCTGCAGATTTTGAAGAAACACTTTTTATCAGGTGTCATGTTTATTATACACCCGGGACGGGTACTAGTAATGGAAGGGCTCGATATAAATTCGAGCCCCGTCCATTTTCCATATTTGTCTTTGCAGTTGATGCAGAGGAACTTGATTTTGGAAAAAACATGGTTGATTTGAGTGAAATGATTGAGGACTCAGTACAGAAGAGCTTTGAAGGAAATCGAATTCGCCAATGGGATACGAGTTATACTCTATCCGGGAAGGCGAAAGGAGGAGAGGTAGTTTTGAAATTGGGATTTCAGATTATGGAGAAAGATGGTGGAGTTGGGATTTATAGCCAAGCTGAAGGGGGAACGAAAAACACGAAGAGCTACTCATCTTCATTTGCTAGAAAGCAATCGAAAACGTCTTTTAGCGTCCAGAGTCCAAGAATGTCTAGTTTAAGTTCAGCTAATTGGACTCCATCACAAACAGGAACAACAGCAAATATTCAAGGGATTGATGAGCTGAATCTAGACGACGAGCCTGTAAAGGAGGAGCCAGAGTCGAAAGCAGAGGATCTTGATCTCCCTGATTTCGATATTGTGGATAAAGGAATTGAAATTCAAGATAAAGGAGTTGAAATGGAAGATAAAGATGAAGCAACAAAAGAAGTAGGAGAGGATGAGGAAGATGGAGACGAGCGATCAGAAGGAAATTCTGATAAAAGATCGGTATCATCTAGTCACGAGGTTGTTAAGGAAGTCGTGCACGATCAAATGCATTTGACAAGATTGTCAGCACTAGATTCCATTGCACAGCAAATCAAAGCACTTGAATCAATGTTTAAAGATGAAAACCAAGTTAAGATGGAGGAGGATGACTCTGAATCCCAAAGGCTGGACGCGAATGAGGAAACCGTGACAAGGGAATTCCTCCAAATGCTGGAAGATCCAGGTGTTAGTCAGCTGAAGACGGATAATCAAGAAACCCCCGCGTTAAAGCTGCAAGGAGGAGGAGGAAATGAAGATAACGAAAAGAGAGAATCAGGCATATTTATACCTGATCTTGCTAAGGGGTTAGGATGTGTTGTTCAAACAAGAAATGGTGGTTTTTTGGCAGCTATGAATCCTCTGAATACTGCTGTTTTGAGAAAGGACACTCCGAAACTTGCAATGCAGATATCAAAACCATTTGTCCTTCCATCTATTCCGTCATCTATGAATGGATTCGAGTTGTTCCAGAGGATGGCAGCTGTCGGACTAGAGGAATTTACGTCCAAGATCTTATCGATGATGCCAATGGAAGAGCTTGTGGGCAAGACAGCGGAGCAGATAGCGTTTGAAGGCATTGCTTCAGCAATTATTCAAGGGAGGAACAAAGAAGGAGGTGCCAGCTCAAGTGCTGCTGAGACAGTTGCAGTAGTGAAATCAATGGCAACAGCAATGAACACGAGCAGGAACGAGAGGATCTCTACGGGGATATGGAACATCAGTGACAAACCGTTGACAGTGGATGAGATTCTTGCCTTCACACTGCAGAAAATGGAGGCAATGACAGTCGAAGCATTGAAAATTCAGGCAGATATACCGGAAGAAGAGGCTCCTTTCGACGTTTCAGCTATCAAGAAAGATGATGATGGTCACCCGTTGGACTCTGCTGTCCCACTCGAAGACTGGACGAAAGATGACAAAAGTGATAGTATAATGATCTCAGTTGTGGTTCAACTGAGGGATCCGTTGAGGCAATTCGAGGCAGTTGGAGGACCTATGATAGCACTGGTTCAAGCAGTTCCTATTGATGAGGAAACTAACAACTTTGATGATGAGgaaaagaagtttaaaatcgCGTGTCTGGCTATTGGAGGATTGAAAGTCAGGAGCGGAGGGAGGAAGAACACGTGGGACACAGAAAAGCAGAAATTGACAGCAATGCAGTGGCTAGTAGCTTATGGACTTGGTAAAATGGGGAAGAAAGCAAAGAAATCTTCACCACTAAAAGGCCAAGACTTGCTATGGAGCATATCATCGCGTGTAATGGCAGATATGTGGCTGAAATCGATAAGAAATCCGGATATCAAGTTCATCATGTAG
- the LOC125864635 gene encoding probable serine/threonine-protein kinase PBL23 isoform X1 yields MKLGSKNKMKMNCFRCCVAKEESFHKKTLKKSNQEHKNNKSQSSFDNLSLKTDSSRRKYIAEEIAKLGKGNISAEIFSYLELKIATQNFNNDRLLGEGGFGRVYKGHIESKNLDVAVKQLDRNGFQGTREFLVEVLILSLLHHPNLVNLVGYCSDGDQRILVYEYMPNGSLEDHLLETSPDRKPLDWETRMKIAEGAAKGLEYLHEKANPPVIYRDFKASNILLDENFNPKLSDFGLAKLGPTGDKSHVSTRVMGTYGYCAPEYASTGQLTAKSDVYSFGVVFLEMITGRRVIDTSKPSEEQDLVLWAQPLFRNKKKFHLMVDPLLEGKYPRKGLYQALAIAAMCLQNEASVRPLISDVVTALAFLAGNKKKDEDEEEAALDTPKTPLQSNTDNIGTSEASVDT; encoded by the exons ATGAAATTGGGtagcaaaaataaaatgaagatgAATTGTTTTAGATGTTGTGTTGCAAAGGAGGAAAGTTTTCATAAAAAGACTTTGAAAAAGAGTAATCAAGAacacaaaaacaacaaatctCAATCTTCCTTTGACAATCTTTCTTTAAAAACTG ATAGCAGCAGAAGGAAGTACATAGCAGAAGAAATAGCAAAACTTGGAAAAGGCAACATTTCTGCTGAAATCTTCTCATACCTGGAGTTGAAGATTGCCACTCAAAACTTCAACAACGATCGTTTGCTTGGTGAAGGTGGCTTTGGAAGAGTGTACAAGGGCCACATTGAAAGCAAGAATCTA GATGTTGCTGTGAAGCAACTTGACAGGAATGGTTTCCAAGGAACTAGAGAGTTTCTTGTGGAGGTTCTCATATTGAGTCTTCTTCATCATCCTAATCTTGTCAATCTGGTTGGATATTGTTCAGATGGTGACCAGAGAATTTTAGTATATGAATACATGCCAAATGGTTCATTAGAAGATCACCTACTTG AAACTAGTCCGGATAGAAAACCACTTGATTGGGAAACAAGGATGAAAATTGCAGAAGGAGCAGCAAAAGGACTTGAATACTTGCATGAAAAAGCTAATCCTCCGGTGATTTACCGCGATTTTAAAGCATCTAACATACTTTTAGATGAGAACTTCAATCCAAAGCTCTCTGATTTTGGACTTGCCAAGCTAGGTCCAACTGGTGATAAGAGTCATGTGTCTACAAGGGTCATGGGAACCTATGGTTATTGTGCACCAGAGTATGCTTCCACAGGACAATTGACCGCGAAATCCGATGTTTATAGCTTTGGAGTTGTATTCTTGGAGATGATCACAGGAAGAAGAGTCATTGACACCTCAAAACCAAGTGAAGAACAGGATCTTGTTCTGTGG GCACAACCATTGTtcagaaacaagaaaaaatttcaCTTAATGGTGGATCCATTGTTGGAAGGGAAGTATCCAAGGAAGGGACTGTATCAAGCACTAGCAATTGCAGCAATGTGCCTGCAAAATGAAGCCAGTGTTCGTCCGTTGATCAGTGATGTAGTTACAGCTTTGGCATTTCTAGCAGGGAACAAGAAAAAGGACGAGGACGAGGAGGAAGCTGCACTAGACACTCCAAAAACACCATTGCAAAGTAATACAGATAACATTGGAACTAGTGAAGCTAGTGTTGATACATAA
- the LOC125864635 gene encoding probable serine/threonine-protein kinase PBL23 isoform X2: protein MPNGSLEDHLLETSPDRKPLDWETRMKIAEGAAKGLEYLHEKANPPVIYRDFKASNILLDENFNPKLSDFGLAKLGPTGDKSHVSTRVMGTYGYCAPEYASTGQLTAKSDVYSFGVVFLEMITGRRVIDTSKPSEEQDLVLWAQPLFRNKKKFHLMVDPLLEGKYPRKGLYQALAIAAMCLQNEASVRPLISDVVTALAFLAGNKKKDEDEEEAALDTPKTPLQSNTDNIGTSEASVDT from the exons ATGCCAAATGGTTCATTAGAAGATCACCTACTTG AAACTAGTCCGGATAGAAAACCACTTGATTGGGAAACAAGGATGAAAATTGCAGAAGGAGCAGCAAAAGGACTTGAATACTTGCATGAAAAAGCTAATCCTCCGGTGATTTACCGCGATTTTAAAGCATCTAACATACTTTTAGATGAGAACTTCAATCCAAAGCTCTCTGATTTTGGACTTGCCAAGCTAGGTCCAACTGGTGATAAGAGTCATGTGTCTACAAGGGTCATGGGAACCTATGGTTATTGTGCACCAGAGTATGCTTCCACAGGACAATTGACCGCGAAATCCGATGTTTATAGCTTTGGAGTTGTATTCTTGGAGATGATCACAGGAAGAAGAGTCATTGACACCTCAAAACCAAGTGAAGAACAGGATCTTGTTCTGTGG GCACAACCATTGTtcagaaacaagaaaaaatttcaCTTAATGGTGGATCCATTGTTGGAAGGGAAGTATCCAAGGAAGGGACTGTATCAAGCACTAGCAATTGCAGCAATGTGCCTGCAAAATGAAGCCAGTGTTCGTCCGTTGATCAGTGATGTAGTTACAGCTTTGGCATTTCTAGCAGGGAACAAGAAAAAGGACGAGGACGAGGAGGAAGCTGCACTAGACACTCCAAAAACACCATTGCAAAGTAATACAGATAACATTGGAACTAGTGAAGCTAGTGTTGATACATAA
- the LOC125864632 gene encoding microtubule-associated protein TORTIFOLIA1-like, whose product MASQVSKSSKPSKPTPQSSSAPPSRSSSSSSSLSTHFAMIELKQRILTSISKLSDRDTHQIAVEDLEKIIQTLSNDGVSMLLNCLYDASNDPKPAVKKETLRLIPTVCASHGDSAATHLTKIIGNIVKRLKDSDSGVRDACRDAIGSLSSLYLKGEAESGGIGSVVALFVKPLFEAMNENSKTVQSGAALCMAKVVECASDPPVLSFQKLCPRICKYLNNPHFVAKASLLPVVSSLSQVGAIAPQNLEPLLQTIHECLSNTDWATRKAAADTLSALALNSSNLVAGGATSTLTVLEASRFDKIKPVRDSMLEALQHWKKIAGKEDGATDDQKTSCIDGESSESAGSSEKDLRNAVGILKKRGPALSDRKLNPEFFQKLEERSSNDLPVEVVVPRQCLNASNTPTEVESVSEKAETGQRIMRKSQIDARYSNTESQTSGVSGREHDTVDEGDLNQREQSSYRTGFAKNTGPPEGFMANKGNWLAIQRQLLLLERQQAHLTNMLQDFMGGSHGSMVALENRVRGLERVVEDMARDLSLSAGRRGGAFTGRFDESLNRPLGKYNSFHDYSSTKLGRGSEGSIPFGERFVPSDGNSSGMRGRSPPRRSDNPDAWDFHSYGKYGQSGSRRGIGGGPMDARPSKLENEIDQVGTRRGWAKGAGPVRFGEGPSARSIWQASKDEATLEAIRVAGDDNGTARGTRVAIPELEAEALTDDNNMQERDPVWTSWTNAMDAFSVGDMDSAFSEVLSTGDDFLLVKLMDRSGPVIDQLSNEVASEALHAVAQFLLEPNLTDICLSWVQQLLEIVLENGPEVVDLPMEVKKELLLNLNEISSSVDLPEDWEGATPEQLLLQLASAWDIDLQELEK is encoded by the exons ATGGCTTCTCAAGTATCCAAATCTTCAAAGCCCTCAAAACCCACACCACAATCATCATCAGCACCCCCTTCAaggtcatcatcatcatcttcatcacTTTCAACCCATTTCGCTATGATTGAGCTGAAGCAAAGAATCCTTACATCTATCTCTAAGCTCTCAGACAGAGATACCCATCAGATCGCTGTTGAAGACCTCGAGAAAATCATCCAAACTCTCTCAAACGACGGCGTTTCAATGCTCCTTAACTGCCTTTACGATGCCAGCAACGACCCAAAACCTGCCGTTAAGAAAGAAACCCTTCGGCTTATCCCCACCGTATGTGCTTCGCACGGCGATTCTGCGGCGACCCATTTGACGAAAATTATCGGCAACATTGTTAAAAGGCTGAAGGATTCGGATTCGGGTGTTAGGGACGCGTGTCGTGATGCGATTGGCTCGTTGTCTTCGTTGTACTTGAAGGGAGAAGCTGAAAGTGGGGGGATTGGGTCTGTAGTTGCTTTGTTTGTGAAGCCATTGTTTGAGGCAATGAATGAGAATAGCAAAACGGTTCAGAGTGGTGCTGCTTTGTGTATGGCTAAAGTGGTGGAATGTGCTTCGGACCCGCCTGTATTGTCTTTTCAAAAGCTATGTCCAAGGATCTGCAAGTACCTTAACAATCCACATTTCGTGGCAAAGGCTTCTTTATTGCCTGTTGTTTCAAGCTTATCACAG GTAGGGGCTATAGCACCGCAAAATTTGGAACCTTTACTGCAGACCATTCATGAATGCCTCAGCAATACAGATTGGGCAACTCGTAAGGCTGCAGCTGATACATTAAGCGCCTTGGCATTGAATTCAAGCAACTTGGTAGCAGGGGGAGCTACTTCCACTTTAACTGTGCTTGAAGCTTCTCGGTTTGACAAG ATAAAACCTGTGAGAGATAGTATGTTGGAAGCTTTGCAGCACTGGAAGAAAATTGCAGGGAAAGAAGATGGAGCTACAGATGATCAGAAAACTTCATGTATTG ATGGCGAATCTTCTGAATCTGCCGGATCATCAGAAAAGGACCTCCGAAATGCTG TGGGCATATTAAAGAAGAGAGGTCCTGCTTTGTCAGACAGAAAATTGAACCCAGAATTCTTCCagaaacttgaagaaaggagttcaaaTGATTTGCCTGTGGAAGTGGTTGTCCCTCGTCAATGTCTTAATGCATCTAATACACCAACTGAAGTAGAGTCTGTGTCAGAGAAAGCAGAAACAGGACAGAGAATAATGAGGAAAAGCCAGATTGATGCTAGGTATAGTAACACGGAGAGTCAAACTTCTGGGGTAAGTGGCAGAGAACATGATACTGTTGATGAGGGAGATTTGAATCAGAGGGAACAATCCAGTTACCGTACTGGTTTTGCAAAAAATACTGGTCCGCCTGAGGGGTTTATGGCTAACAAAGGAAACTGGCTTGCTATTCAAAGACAATTGTTACTTCTGGAGAGACAGCAGGCTCATCTGACGAATATGTTGCAG GATTTCATGGGTGGATCTCATGGTAGCATGGTGGCTCTCGAGAACAGAGTACGTGGTCTCGAAAGAGTCGTTGAAGACATGGCACGTGATTTATCTCTTTCAGCAGGTCGAAGAGGTGGTGCTTTTACGGGAAGATTTGATGAATCTCTTAATAGGCCCCTTGGGAAGTATAATAGCTTCCATGATTACTCTAGTACCAAGCTAGGTAGAGGTAGTGAAGGGAGCATACCATTTGGAGAGAGGTTTGTACCATCTGATGGTAATTCATCGGGTATGAGGGGAAGGAGCCCACCACGTAGATCTGATAATCCTGATGCTTGGGACTTCCATTCATATGGTAAGTATGGGCAATCAGGATCTAGGAGAGGTATTGGTGGTGGTCCCATGGATGCTAGGCCATCTAAACTAGAAAACGAGATAGATCAGGTTGGCACAAGGAGGGGATGGGCCAAAGGAGCAGGACCTGTTAGGTTTGGCGAGGGACCTTCTGCTAGAAGTATCTGGCAAGCTTCAAAGGATGAAGCAACTTTGGAGGCAATCCGTGTGGCTGGTGATGACAATGGAACTGCTCGAGGTACTAGAGTAGCTATTCCAGAATTAGAGGCTGAAGCACTAACAGATGACAATAATATGCAAGAGCGTGATCCAGTTTGGACTTCCTGGACCAATGCAATGGATGCATTTTCTGTGGGTGATATGGATTCAGCGTTTTCTGAAGTTTTATCTACTGGAGATGATTTCTTGCTTGTGAAGCTGATGGATAGATCAGGTCCAGTGATTGATCAACTGTCCAATGAGGTGGCAAGTGAGGCTTTGCATGCTGTTGCCCAGTTTCTTCTGGAGCCAAACCTGACAGACATCTGTTTATCTTGGGTCCAACAG TTGCTAGAAATTGTTTTAGAAAATGGACCTGAGGTAGTGGACCTTCCTATGGAAGTGAAAAAAGAGCTGCTGTTAAATTTGAACGAAATTTCATCATCAGTAGACCTGCCTGAGGACTGGGAAGGTGCAACACCTGAGCAACTGTTGTTGCAGTTGGCATCTGCTTGGGATATTGATCTGCAAGAGCTGGAGAAGTAG
- the LOC125864644 gene encoding uncharacterized protein LOC125864644, translating into MAQTLEATKVGGGSIKVGTTGKVSALMSRELHSKKPSSQAPTSSRNKSPTVCGFIAGSATSPKRMKPRTPSDEASSSGTTSKHNNKSPESLRKTKHNSRKTHQIPILESENISVDGTPISKKPDRKGPYMVEIVDVKCRSMDRTWATPIKNSLKKLRFTKLSDSSV; encoded by the coding sequence atgGCTCAAACATTAGAAGCCACCAAGGTCGGTGGAGGTTCGATTAAAGTGGGAACTACAGGTAAAGTCAGTGCATTGATGTCAAGAGAATTACATTCCAAGAAACCGTCTTCTCAGGCACCAACATCATCTAGGAATAAATCTCCTACTGTTTGTGGTTTCATTGCTGGTAGCGCGACTAGTCCAAAGAGAATGAAGCCGAGAACACCAAGTGATGAAGCAAGCAGCAGCGGAACAACATCTAAGCATAATAATAAAAGCCCCGAATCGTTAAGGAAGACGAAGCACAACAGCAGAAAAACACATCAAATTCCAATACTAGAATCAGAAAACATTTCAGTAGATGGAACTCCTATTAGCAAGAAACCTGACAGAAAGGGACCTTACATGGTGGAAATCGTCGACGTTAAATGCAGAAGTATGGACAGAACTTGGGCTACCCCTATAAAAAATAGCCTAAAGAAGCTCCGTTTCACAAAGCTATCTGACAGCTCGGTCTAA
- the LOC125864643 gene encoding protein LHCP TRANSLOCATION DEFECT yields the protein MASIPCTLHLTFSSSRPNFSSSCSVKLNSCFMGVSKLKSIGWCRPSGLGPNCGSRTTCWFNFRQNAETAGVYGSQSRDDFDRDDVEQYFNYMGMLAVEGTYDKMEALLSQNIHPVDILLLMASTEGDLPKIEELLRAGADYTVKDADGRTALDRAANDEVKDFIVNYKAQKA from the exons ATGGCTTCAATTCCATGTACTCTCCACTTAACTTTCTCTTCTTCAAGACCCAATTTTTCATCATCATGTTCAGTAAAATTGAATTCTTGTTTTATGGGTgtttcaaaattgaaaagtatAGGATGGTGTAGACCAAGTGGATTAGGGCCAAATTGTGGTTCAAGAACTACTTGTTGGTTTAATTTCAGACAAAATGCTGAAACTGCTGGAGTTTATGGTAGTCAATCTCGTGATGATTTTGATAGAGATGATGTTGAGCAG TACTTCAACTACATGGGCATGCTTGCAGTTGAAGGAACATATGACAAGATGGAGGCTCTTTTAAGCCAAAACATACACCCGGTCGATATTTTACTGCTGATGGCTTCCACAGAAGGCGACTTGCCAAAAATCGAAGAGCTACTGAGAGCTGGAGCAGATTACACAGTCAAAGATGCAGACGGACGTACTGCCCTTGACAGGGCTGCTAATGATGAAGTTAAAGACTTCATCGTTAACTATAAAGCCCAGAAGGCATAA
- the LOC125865698 gene encoding septum-promoting GTP-binding protein 1-like, with the protein MMNHQFWRIKTIKVIPRKWKMVKKASIFKKKIKSIWKKIRVCSSEKFKKYKKLSTKNISQELEVVDSEAVNIFSDDDSDLVALKISILGDCQIGKTSFVAKYVGDEQEKKCLQMNGLNLMDKTLVIKGARIAFTIWDVGGDHSSYGQIPIACKDAVAILFMFDLNCRRSLNNVKYWYIQARKWNKSAIPILIGTKFDDFVQLPLDIQWTVVSQARTYAKAMKATLFFSSATHNINVNKIFKFIMAKLFNLPWTVQKNLTIGEPIIDF; encoded by the exons ATGATGAATCATCAATTTTGGCGGATTAAAACAATTAAGGTCATCCCTAGAAAGTGGAAAATGGTTAAAAAAGCATCAATCTTTAAGAAAAAGATTAAATcgatttggaaaaaaattagagTTTGTTCAAGTGAAAAATTTAAGAAGTACAAGAAGTTAtccacaaaaaatatttctcaagaattaGAAGTTGTTGATTCTGAGGCTGTAAACATATTTAGTGATGATGATTCAGATTTAGTTGCATTGAAGATTAGCATTTTGGGTGATTGTCAAATTGGGAaaacaagttttgtg gcAAAGTATGTGGGTGATGAACAAGAAAAGAAGTGCTTGCAAATGAATGGATTAAATTTAATGGATAAAACATTAGTCATAAAAGGTGCAAGAATTGCATTTACAATTTGGGATGTTGGAG gtGATCATAGTTCATATGGTCAAATTCCAATTGCTTGTAAAGATGCAGTTGCAATTCTCTTCATGTTTGATCTTAATTGTAGAAGATCATTGAACAA TGTTAAATATTGGTACATTCAAGCAAGGAAATGGAATAAG aGTGCTATTCCCATACTAATTGGGACCAAATTTGATGATTTTGTTCAACTTCCTTTAGACATTCAATGGACTGTTGTCTCTCAG GCAAGAACATATGCAAAGGCAATGAAAGcaactttatttttctcaagtGCAACTCATAACATCAATGTGAATAAGATCTTCAAATTCATTATGGCAAAGCTCTTTAACTTGCCTTGGACTGTCCAGAAAAACCTCACCATTGGTGAGCCCATTATTGACTTCTAG